The following proteins come from a genomic window of Oricola thermophila:
- a CDS encoding site-2 protease family protein encodes MSPVFALLVGICLVLWLVMSAPVGRRTVGRSVTVRSTPERLWAALHPFGAHFSWNGAVTEVIRTGPTTGHMVTSHAGRDGQPIRRDFEIVDEVPGESFTMRFTNDTSLAQSFWENHEMRFRVEDAGDGQAVARLAETDRYRGVAFLVFRFFALRRQARKLKRWAETGEFRPGGVFEHPLTQFGMAGVSAMLIWPFFGLDGRGLFLAVTLTVVVAAHEFGHMVAFRLMGHRSARMIFLPLLGGIAMGGRPYDRHFEIGFSALMGAGFSAFPVALLTCTAVSAPELAAPVPFAAVTTIVLVASMFNLGNLMPVWKFDGGQVLRQLFRSNAGMAGGAFAMLALMAAACGAAGLSWRVILVASAVLTLLSVMTAKTGVKPKTALTPMNDVERIALGLGLVATLAIHAFAMVWSFRALF; translated from the coding sequence ATGTCGCCGGTATTCGCACTGCTTGTCGGAATCTGCCTCGTGCTGTGGCTTGTCATGTCCGCCCCTGTGGGGCGGCGGACCGTGGGGCGCAGCGTGACGGTCCGGTCGACTCCCGAACGGCTGTGGGCGGCGCTGCATCCCTTCGGGGCGCATTTCTCGTGGAACGGCGCGGTCACGGAGGTGATCCGTACCGGGCCGACCACCGGACACATGGTGACGTCGCATGCCGGGCGCGACGGGCAGCCGATCCGGCGCGATTTCGAGATCGTGGACGAGGTGCCGGGCGAAAGCTTCACCATGCGTTTCACCAACGATACATCGCTGGCGCAAAGCTTCTGGGAAAACCATGAAATGCGCTTTCGCGTCGAGGATGCGGGCGACGGACAGGCGGTCGCGCGGCTGGCCGAAACCGACCGCTATCGGGGCGTCGCCTTTCTCGTGTTCCGCTTCTTCGCCCTGCGGCGCCAGGCAAGAAAACTGAAGCGTTGGGCCGAGACCGGCGAGTTCCGGCCAGGCGGCGTGTTCGAGCATCCGCTTACCCAGTTTGGCATGGCGGGTGTGTCGGCAATGCTCATCTGGCCGTTTTTCGGCCTCGACGGCAGGGGACTGTTTCTCGCCGTCACGCTGACGGTGGTCGTAGCGGCCCACGAGTTCGGGCACATGGTGGCATTCCGGCTGATGGGGCATCGCAGCGCGAGGATGATCTTCCTGCCGCTGCTCGGCGGAATCGCGATGGGCGGGCGGCCCTATGACAGGCATTTCGAGATCGGTTTCTCGGCTCTCATGGGAGCGGGCTTTTCGGCCTTTCCCGTCGCCTTGCTGACATGTACCGCAGTGTCCGCGCCGGAACTGGCGGCACCCGTGCCCTTCGCGGCCGTCACGACGATCGTGCTCGTGGCGTCCATGTTCAATCTCGGCAACCTCATGCCGGTATGGAAATTCGACGGCGGACAGGTGCTGCGGCAGCTGTTCCGCTCGAATGCAGGCATGGCGGGGGGCGCGTTTGCCATGCTTGCGCTGATGGCCGCAGCCTGCGGCGCGGCCGGCCTGTCGTGGCGCGTGATCCTGGTTGCCAGCGCGGTGCTGACATTGCTGAGCGTGATGACCGCCAAGACGGGCGTGAAACCGAAGACCGCGCTGACGCCGATGAACGATGTCGAACGCATCGCTCTCGGACTCGGCCTTGTTGCCACGCTGGCAATCCACGCATTCGCGATGGTGTGGAGCTTCCGGGCCCTGTTCTAA
- the lipB gene encoding lipoyl(octanoyl) transferase LipB, giving the protein MAQIFAMAETAQNRPEIVTRDCIADRNLFHPADGSPPVEWRISEGLTGYEAAVAEMEARAAAIREGTARELVWLVEHPPLYTAGTSADPKDLVMPDRFPVFETGRGGEFTYHGPGQRVAYVMLDLKRRKEDVRAFIAALEEWIIRTLDRFNVKGERREDRVGVWVVRPEKPSSVPGMPAEDKIAAIGIRLRKWVSFHGIAINHEPDLSHYEGIVPCGIAEHGVTSLVDLGLPVTMGDLDLALLAAFREVFGPVEGEKRNPA; this is encoded by the coding sequence ATGGCCCAAATCTTCGCCATGGCAGAAACAGCGCAAAATCGGCCCGAGATAGTCACGCGCGATTGCATCGCGGACAGGAACCTTTTTCACCCCGCAGACGGTTCGCCCCCGGTGGAATGGCGAATCTCCGAGGGGCTGACCGGTTACGAAGCGGCGGTGGCCGAAATGGAGGCACGCGCCGCGGCGATACGCGAGGGCACGGCAAGGGAACTTGTCTGGCTGGTCGAGCATCCTCCCCTTTACACGGCCGGCACCAGCGCGGACCCGAAAGATCTCGTTATGCCGGATCGTTTCCCGGTATTCGAGACGGGGCGCGGCGGGGAGTTCACCTATCATGGCCCGGGCCAGCGGGTAGCCTATGTCATGCTCGACCTGAAGCGGAGAAAGGAAGATGTCCGCGCCTTCATCGCCGCCCTGGAGGAATGGATTATCCGCACCCTGGACCGGTTCAACGTGAAAGGCGAGCGGCGCGAGGATCGCGTCGGTGTCTGGGTCGTTCGCCCCGAGAAGCCCTCGAGCGTTCCCGGCATGCCGGCAGAAGACAAGATCGCCGCCATCGGCATTCGGTTGCGCAAGTGGGTCTCGTTCCACGGCATAGCCATCAATCACGAACCCGATTTGTCGCACTACGAGGGCATCGTGCCCTGTGGAATAGCGGAACACGGCGTTACCAGCCTCGTCGATCTCGGGCTACCGGTCACGATGGGCGATCTCGACCTTGCCCTGCTTGCAGCGTTCAGGGAAGTCTTCGGCCCCGTCGAAGGGGAAAAAAGGAATCCGGCTTAG
- a CDS encoding alpha,alpha-trehalose-phosphate synthase (UDP-forming): MSRLVIVSNRIADLHSTTQSGGLAVALADAMRKRGGMWMGWSGKTVRALPDDASPHVEDIGKVRVLALPLPEQEFDDYYSGYANSVLWPLFHYRLDLIHYNPAFPEAYHAINRRFARALAPHLREDDLVWVQDYHLIPVGHYLRQLGCRQRLGFFLHIPFPPADLLEASPEHAELVETLLAYDVAGFQTRADVNNMHDYLHHRMGLVPDANGFVESAGRRTFIGNFPIGIDVDAFRKLAADTPGDVAFDQIRHQVLNRKQIIGIDRLDYSKGLPQRVQAIDRLLQQHPEMEGRFSLLQISPPTRCGVKAYDQIRTELERLTGAVNGRWSDFNWTPIRYIHRTVPRDRLASMIRVSDVGFVTPLRDGMNLVAKEFVAAQDPDDPGVLVLSRFAGAAEDLTAAVIVNPYDLDDMARKLHDALVMPLDERRERHEALIEAVRETDIASWFDAFLARLEAPSAHSQTEARLAQVANA; the protein is encoded by the coding sequence ATGAGCAGGCTCGTCATAGTATCCAACCGCATCGCGGATCTTCACAGCACAACCCAATCCGGTGGCCTCGCCGTCGCGCTCGCCGATGCAATGCGCAAGCGCGGCGGCATGTGGATGGGCTGGAGCGGGAAAACCGTTCGCGCACTTCCCGACGATGCCAGTCCGCATGTCGAGGATATCGGCAAAGTCCGCGTCCTCGCGCTGCCATTGCCCGAACAGGAATTCGACGACTACTATTCCGGCTATGCCAACAGCGTTCTTTGGCCGCTCTTCCACTACCGCCTCGACCTGATCCACTACAATCCCGCATTTCCCGAGGCCTACCATGCGATCAACCGGCGCTTCGCAAGAGCTTTGGCGCCCCATTTGCGGGAAGACGATCTTGTCTGGGTCCAGGATTATCACCTCATCCCCGTCGGACACTATCTCCGGCAACTCGGATGCAGGCAGCGGCTGGGATTCTTTCTTCACATACCTTTTCCCCCCGCTGATCTTCTCGAGGCATCGCCGGAACACGCGGAATTGGTGGAAACGCTCCTCGCCTATGACGTCGCCGGTTTCCAGACACGGGCAGACGTCAACAACATGCACGACTACCTGCATCATCGAATGGGCCTCGTGCCCGACGCCAATGGATTCGTTGAAAGCGCGGGCCGCCGGACATTCATCGGAAACTTCCCGATCGGTATCGACGTCGATGCTTTTCGAAAACTGGCAGCAGACACACCGGGAGACGTCGCATTCGACCAGATACGGCACCAGGTACTGAACCGGAAACAGATCATCGGGATTGACCGCCTCGACTATTCGAAAGGCCTGCCACAGCGCGTCCAGGCGATCGACCGGCTGTTGCAGCAGCATCCGGAGATGGAAGGCCGTTTCAGCCTTCTCCAGATCTCGCCGCCGACCCGCTGCGGCGTAAAGGCATATGACCAGATCCGGACCGAACTCGAGCGATTGACGGGTGCCGTAAATGGCCGCTGGTCCGATTTCAACTGGACACCGATCCGCTACATTCACCGGACAGTTCCGCGCGACAGGTTGGCTTCCATGATTCGCGTCAGCGATGTCGGCTTCGTCACCCCCCTGCGCGACGGGATGAATCTCGTCGCCAAGGAGTTCGTGGCAGCGCAGGACCCGGATGACCCGGGTGTCCTTGTTCTTTCCCGCTTCGCCGGCGCAGCCGAGGACCTGACCGCGGCCGTGATTGTCAATCCTTACGATCTCGACGACATGGCCCGGAAGCTACATGACGCGCTGGTCATGCCGCTGGACGAGCGCAGGGAACGACATGAGGCCCTGATCGAGGCTGTCAGGGAAACTGACATCGCAAGCTGGTTCGACGCGTTTCTTGCACGGCTGGAAGCCCCATCAGCCCATTCGCAGACCGAGGCCCGGCTGGCGCAGGTCGCCAACGCATGA
- the otsB gene encoding trehalose-phosphatase, with amino-acid sequence MRSAFEKRPEPNPIFQLDHANTALFLDFDGVIAEIADHPSEVAVEKDVIENLGRLSLALGNALAIVSGREISQLDSFLSPLRLPSAGVHGAERRDTAGRLFRQEVNADAYSRLRHAVREFAAGRKGLFAELKFGSVALHFRSRPDLADECLRFVESLKPGFDDSRIVHGKMVVEMKLANRNKADAVTEFLREKPFFRRKPVVFGDDVTDEDAFRAVNALGGISVKVGDGPTSATCRLASPSEFRAWLASTAERWSGSSAQPAEGYK; translated from the coding sequence ATGCGGTCGGCGTTCGAAAAGCGGCCGGAGCCGAATCCGATTTTTCAACTCGATCATGCCAATACGGCACTTTTCCTCGACTTTGATGGCGTCATAGCCGAGATCGCTGACCATCCCTCCGAAGTTGCTGTCGAGAAAGATGTCATTGAAAACCTGGGCCGGCTGAGTCTCGCGCTCGGAAACGCCCTCGCCATCGTATCGGGACGCGAGATTTCGCAACTCGACAGTTTCCTTTCACCGCTCCGCCTGCCCTCCGCCGGCGTCCACGGCGCGGAACGGAGAGACACCGCCGGGCGCCTTTTTCGGCAGGAAGTGAACGCGGACGCCTATTCCAGGCTGCGGCATGCGGTGCGGGAGTTCGCGGCAGGCCGCAAAGGCCTGTTCGCTGAATTGAAATTCGGCTCGGTCGCACTGCATTTTCGCAGCCGGCCGGATTTGGCGGATGAATGCCTCCGTTTTGTGGAAAGCCTGAAACCCGGATTCGACGATTCCAGGATCGTACACGGCAAGATGGTTGTTGAAATGAAGCTCGCCAACCGCAACAAGGCCGACGCCGTCACGGAGTTCTTGCGCGAAAAACCCTTTTTTCGGCGAAAGCCGGTCGTATTCGGTGACGACGTGACCGATGAGGATGCATTTCGCGCTGTCAACGCGCTTGGCGGCATTTCCGTCAAGGTCGGTGACGGACCAACATCGGCGACTTGCAGACTGGCATCGCCATCGGAATTTCGCGCCTGGCTTGCCTCTACCGCAGAACGGTGGAGCGGATCCTCCGCACAACCAGCGGAGGGCTACAAATGA